A segment of the Rhizoctonia solani chromosome 12, complete sequence genome:
AGTGCCAGTACTAGACGTAAGAGAATGGCCTTGAAGCCACCGATTTCGCGGCTAAGTGTACTATAGATCAGATTTTGTAGATAAGACACTATATGTAATAGCCACACCTTTGAGGTTGGTTCCGGCAACTGTGAGCTTGATGTAATGGGGTCGTTTGACGGGGGGTAGCTGATGCAGAACCTCGCAAGAATCATCTGACAAATAGCCTCAACTGATGGTGCATTGTAGTGTTGGTAAAACCAGCTCAGTTTAACATCTGGACACATTGCTACAAGAATGCGTCAATCAATGTTTGAATGCAGTCTAATTTGAATATACATACCTAAAGAGATATAATAAACTTTGCAAATACTCAAGTTTTCCATGTATTTATTATACACATTGAGTGCCGCTTGAGCCCCTACGCGCGTGACGGGGCTAATGTTGCTACTATTGCACATAGCTGTGAGGGCGTCCTTGAGTTCCACAAGAGCAGGGAGTACTTGGTGAACCAGAGGAACGCTCCCAGAGGAGAAATGCTGGGTAGGGAGCTCAAACACCTAGGAAGAGCATAGTATTGATGTAAGCAACATGATTTAATGAGTGAAGCAAAAATTAAACTTTACCTCCAGTGCTTTGTTGAGCTCTTCAGCCAACCAACGCTGTGTTGTGTTGAGGGCAAAATGATTCAAGTTCAACCCTGGATTGTTTGTAAGCATTTTAACCGGATGCCAAAGATATAGGTAATTGTCCAATGTCTTTTGATCAGAGTTCCAGCAAGTAGCAACACGGCAAGAAAGTGAATGCTGGGTGGATTCCTTCAACTTGGGGCACGCACATAGATATTTGCGGAACTCGGATTTCAGCGTTGGCAACTTGTCAACCCTGCAAGCCAAGTTGGAAACCTAGTATCTAGACATCAGCTATGCATATAAGATAAATATTAACGTTCTACTTACGGTTGTCATAATTGCTTGTGCATCTTGAAGTTCTTGCGCTGTTGGTAGCAACAAATGCAAAGCAGAGAATTGTTCAAGAGCTCAATATACAACATCTTGCACAACCAAGGTATCATGTTCAAATTTGGCCTCATCAATATCTGCTGTTTCTGAGTTATCAAGCCCAAGGTTCTCACCATTGTTTGAGCTTTGCTGAGCTTGTAAAAACCCTTGGGTTGCACGTTTTGAGGCAGCCAATGTTGGTCAAGCGGCTTGTTCCAATACCTTTTGCGTACGTAGATTTGGACAAGTGAACAGGGACATGAATGCCTAAATAGGAGCTGTTAGCAGCATGTTTTGAGGTCAAATACCCAACTGTACCTTTGCCATCAGATTGACTATATGTGCCATACAATGGACATATGATTGCGCCCCATGAAACTGTGGGACTAACTGTCCAAGGTTTTGAACAAGCGTGAGGTTGTTACTAGCATTATCAAGACAAGCGGCAAGAATCTTCATGAGATCATGAGTCTCAATTCAAGCTACTGAAAGGAGACAAACTTACACAATTTTCAAGTCTGTATTGCTGTAAACAAGACGCAATTTTTTCTGCAAGATAGGCGCCAGTGTGTGCCAATGTCAAACTACAGTACAAGAAAAATGTGAATAATACAACACAGTAATAATCCAGGTTGCTTACCAAATAAACTCCAGAATACAACAATGTGTATGAGCCTTAGCATACCAAATGACTACAACGCCAAGGTAGGATTCAGAGGTTGGGCTTGTCCACCCATCAATAGCAAAGTGGATTGCGCCCAGGATGGACTAGTTATTGGATAGATGAGAAGGAGATAATATAACATGACACAGACAACTCACTTTGAAGTACTCCCAAACCTTTGGGATATATTGAGTATGGATGAGTTTGATGTCCCAAGAAAGTGTCACAGAGGATGGAAGTTTTGTTCCAGGGCAAAGAAGCTCAACCTTGGCTTGATGAAATTTATTGGTCAATGAGTCAAACAAACAATGAGAACAAGCTCCCCAGAGTGACAAAAGGCCCCAGTGATACACTGGAGAGTATTCCTTAACAAGATTTGCTTTTTTGTTTGTAGCCAAAACCCCACGTGCTTCATTGCAGTCATCTGCCCCATGTAGAAGTATGGTTGTCCCAGCGCCTGTgttctgttgtacaccacagtaatgtgggtacacgctagtgggttgggcgctttaggccgtactactacaggacACTGCTTGTCTAatctatctaaggctatactactaacGCTTATGGCACTTATACTACTATCTATCtactgcaaaggggcctgaggcctgggaggtgtggtgagcgcaggtaaaggggttaacttctgaatCAActggggccggctacttagctggctgaaatccctcctcaatggatatgagacaaggtaaaattgacttggggtttccaagcaattttcctgttgtatatataggcaAGAAagtgctatctacatggaCCATGCGCATGGGAAAAGAAGTTcataagacaaatgagaagcgtgctgtgggctgcgcagaagcgtggatttctcctaagcgcccttggcacagcatcttggcgcggcatcttggcatgataagcaccaagatcacgtgactgaaaaacataagatattgggttcggaaaaaatactaaaaataagagaaaattcaggcgagtccaatggtattgtttaggaggttgtaacatgtTCAGTTGTGCCCGGGAGAACCTCTTGTGGCTCTTTGATCCGTACTTACAATCAAAATGAAACATGATGTGGGACCAAACAGGTTTACCCAAATGGGTCCCAATCACCTTTTCAATTGTAATCTTATAGTGTGAATAGGCCCTAGACATAAAATTTGCCATTGCTGCCTCTGTGAATTGATTACAAAGTGTTAGAGCGGCCCACACTCTTGCATATATGTGCACATACACCCACTCACCAAGTAGCTCTTGTGGTTTGTAATCCCAGGCATACTTGTCAGCTAAggtagtgtcctagacgtccttaagggtcgtctaggtagcgggcgcttgtggccgtatagagCTAAGTAAaaccgcttagggcggtgAAGatgctacctacgacgactaactacctaagtacaacaaccaaggcccTAATGGCGATGGCgaactatgtatctacagtgAGAGagtcgcttaaggcaacgagTACAGGCGAGTggggacttagtagttaccaGCGCAAGGCCTCGTACAAAtgggggatgcgacaagaggtaatcgacctgggtgttaccatggtcggttggcctccttatatattctacagagatactaattacaaatgcattatatccaatactataaccaataagaaccccgctccgcagtcggccttactcatgcatacgtgtcactgacgtgtcatgat
Coding sequences within it:
- a CDS encoding hAT family dimerization protein, translated to MPGITNHKSYLVKAAMANFMSRAYSHYKITIEKVIGTHLGKPVWSHIMFHFDSKVELLCPGTKLPSSVTLSWDIKLIHTQYIPKVWEYFKSILGAIHFAIDGWTSPTSESYLGVVVIWYAKAHTHCCILEFICLTLAHTGAYLAEKIASCLQQYRLENCILAACLDNASNNLTLVQNLGQLVPQFHGAQSYVHCMAHIVNLMAKAFMSLFTCPNLPQELQDAQAIMTTVSNLACRVDKLPTLKSEFRKYLCACPKLKESTQHSLSCRVATCWNSDQKTLDNYLYLWHPVKMLTNNPGLNLNHFALNTTQRWLAEELNKALEVFELPTQHFSSGSVPLVHQVLPALVELKDALTAMCNSSNISPVTRVGAQAALNVYNKYMENLSICKVYYISLAMCPDVKLSWFYQHYNAPSVEAICQMILARFCISYPPSNDPITSSSQLPEPTSKPRNRWLQGHSLTSSTGTTAPAFASLNSDSIEAYLSSSVESVAPYGGAMEYWSSKLNSNPRLARMALDYLTAPATSVDAERAFSAGRLTINHLQHNMSSETFEAKMAVGSWYGTPLLPEISDVAAIICESM